From Phycodurus eques isolate BA_2022a chromosome 20, UOR_Pequ_1.1, whole genome shotgun sequence, a single genomic window includes:
- the adcy2b gene encoding adenylate cyclase type 2b isoform X1, with protein sequence MWEEALWTRGRYLLEKSDGGESGEGPDGPGAEGCPGFQGGELRTEGEKRQDWLYESYYRMSQQHPLIVFLLLIVMGTCLALLVVFFASGLNTEDHLTFLITVPTALFLFLSIFILVCIESIFKRMLRLFSLLIWACLVTMGYLFMFSGGILSPWDQVSFFLFIVFVVYTMLPFSMRGAIMASTLTCLSHTVTLSVCLASTAKDVEALVWQILANVIIFTCGNLAGAYHKHLMDLALKQTYQDTCNCIKSPIKLEFEKHQQERLLLSLLPSHIARVMKAEIIQRLQGPKFGRTESGNNFHNLYVQRHTNVSILYADIVGFTRLASDCAPGELVHMLNELFGKFDQIAKENECMRIKILGDCYYCVSGLPESLPHHARNCVKMGLDMCEAIKKVRDATRVDINMRVGVHSGNVLCGVIGLRKWQYDVWSHDVTLANHMEAGGVPGRVHISSVTLEYLKGSYKVEPGDGQSRDSYLKEHGVVTFLVINPKSEKHSPLLGLRSRPSLDGGKMRASVRMTRYLESWGAAKPFANLHHRMSTDNGKINTTDVPMGLYHFQRRERSKSQRRRFEEELNERMIRTIDGINSQKQWLKSEDIQRISLFFHNKALETEYRSTTLPAFKYYITCACLIFSCIFIVQVLVLPKTAVLGISFGLAFLLLALILVLCFAGHVLQGRKGSVCSFPWLNTSSRIIVTNNPWLRLVLTMTTTALILVMAVFNMFFVEDPGRSKDEVSALASTEGVVAGPPGNLTNGSMPDFQSQLARESRFYLPYFIYCCILGLVSCSVFLRINYELKMVVMLVALVIYNIIILQTHASLLDGFSKALYTTQVLDRPGILKDLKTMGSVSLFIFFITLLVLARQNEYYCRLDFLWRDKFKRECEEIETMENLNRVLLENVLPAHVAEHFLGRNWKNEDLYHQSYDSVCVMFASIPDFKEFYTESDVNKEGLECLRLLNEIIADFDELLSKPKFSGVEKIKTIGSTYMAATGLNLTPGPECAQEHDRQYMHIGTMVEFAFALVGKLDVINKHSFNDFRLRIGINHGPVIAGVIGAQKPQYDIWGNSVNVASRMETTGVLGKIQVTEETSEILSTLGYMCSCRGIINVKGKGELKTYFVHTEMTRSLSQGTVMP encoded by the exons ATGTGGGAGGAGGCTCTGTGGACCCGCGGACGCTACCTGCTGGAGAAGAGCGATGGGGGCGAGAGCGGCGAGGGGCCCGACGGCCCGGGTGCCGAGGGCTGCCCGGGCTTCCAGGGGGGCGAACTGCGCACCGAGGGCGAGAAGCGACAGGACTGGCTGTACGAGTCCTACTACAGGATGAGCCAGCAGCATCCGCTCATCGTCTTCCTGCTGCTCATCGTCATGGGAACCTGCCTGGCGCTGCTGGTGGTCTTCTTTGCCTCGGGGCTG AACACCGAGGACCATCTGACCTTTCTGATCACGGTGCCCACGGCCCTGTTCCTCTTCCTGTCCATCTTCATCCTAGTCTGCATCGAGTCGATTTTCAAGCGTATGCTCCGCCTCTTCTCCCTCCTAATATGGGCGTGTCTGGTCACCATGGGTTACCTGTTCATGTTCTCTGGAGGGATCCTCAGTCCCTGGGACCAG GTCTCCTTTTTCCTATTCATCGTATTTGTCGTGTACACCATGCTGCCCTTCTCCATGAGAGGGGCCATCATGGCCAGCACGCTCACCTGTTTGTCCCACACCGTCACCCTCAGCGTCTGCTTGGCCTCCACCGCCAAGGATGTGGAAGCTCTCGTCTGGCAG ATCCTGGCCAACGTGATCATCTTCACCTGCGGTAATTTAGCGGGGGCGTACCACAAGCACCTGATGGACCTGGCCCTCAAGCAGACCTACCAGGACACCTGTAACTGCATCAAGTCCCCCATCAAGCTGGAGTTTGAGAAACACCAGCAG GAGCGTTTGCTCTTGTCGCTGTTGCCGTCTCACATCGCCAGAGTGATGAAAGCCGAGATCATCCAGCGGCTTCAGGGCCCAAAGTTTGGCCGAACCGAGAGCGGCAACAACTTCCACAACCTCTACGTGCAGCGGCACACCAACGTCAG TATTCTTTATGCTGACATCGTGGGCTTTACCAGGCTGGCCAGCGATTGTGCACCAGGGGAACTCGTGCACATGCTCAATGAACTCTTTGGAAAGTTTGACCAGATCGCGAAG GAAAACGAGTGCATGCGAATCAAGATCCTGGGAGACTGTTATTATTGTGTGTCTGGTCTGCCAGAATCTCTGCCTCACCACGCAAGGAACTGTGTGAAGATGGGCTTGGATATGTGTGAGGCCATCAA GAAGGTTCGAGATGCCACCAGGGTCGACATCAACATGCGCGTCGGCGTTCACTCCGGGAACGTCCTATGCGGCGTGATCGGCCTCCGCAAGTGGCAGTACGACGTGTGGTCACATGACGTGACGCTCGCCAATCACATGGAGGCGGGAGGTGTGCCAGG GAGGGTGCACATCTCGTCGGTGACTCTGGAGTACCTGAAGGGCTCCTATAAGGTGGAGCCAGGAGATGGACAGAGTCGAGACTCTTACCTGAAAGAACATGGAGTGGTCACCTTTCTGGTCATCAACCCTAAG AGCGAGAAGCACAGCCCTCTGCTGGGCTTGCGCTCTCGCCCGTCTCTGGACGGCGGCAAGATGCGGGCGTCCGTACGCATGACCCGCTACCTGGAGTCGTGGGGCGCCGCCAAGCCCTTCGCCAACCTCCACCACCGCATGAGCACGGACAACGGCAAGATCAACACCACC GATGTTCCTATGGGGCTGTACCACTTCCAGCGACGGGAGAG GTCCAAGTCGCAGAGGAGGAGGTTTGAGGAAGAGCTCAACGAGCGGATGATTCGTACCATTGACGGCATCAACTCACAGAA ACAGTGGCTGAAGTCAGAGGACATCCAGAGGATCTCATTGTTCTTTCACAACAAAGCCCTGGAGACAGAG TACAGATCAACAACCCTGCCTGCGTTCAAGTACTACATCACGTGCGCCTGCCTCATATTCTCCTGCATATTCATCGTGCAAGTCCTCGTCTTGCCCAA AACTGCAGTGCTGGGGATATCCTTCGGCCTGGCCTTCCTGCTGTTGGCTCTGATCTTGGTTCTTTGCTTTGCCGGTCACGTTCTG CAAGGACGAAAGGGATCGGTGTGTTCTTTCCCCTGGTTGAACACTTCGTCTCGCATCATCGTCACCAACAATCCCTGGCTGCGATTGGTCCTCACCATGACGACCACCGCTCTCATCCTTGTAATGGCCGTCTTCAACATG TTCTTCGTAGAAGATCCTGGGAGATCCAAGGATGAAGTTTCAGCATTGGCTTCAACTGAAGGCGTCGTGGCCGGCCCCCCTGGGAATCTAACCAATGGCTCCATGCCTGACTTCCAGTCTCAATTGGCAAGAGAAAGCCGGTTTTATCTACCA TACTTCATCTACTGCTGTATTCTGGGCCTGGTGTCGTGCTCTGTGTTCCTGAGGATCAACTACGAGCTGAAGATGGTGGTGATGCTGGTCGCCTTGGTGATCTacaacatcatcatcctccAGACGCACGCCTCGCTGCTCGACGGCTTTAGCAAAGCTCTGTATACCACCCAAGTGCTGGACAG accaggaATCCTGAAGGACCTAAAGACCATGGGCTCTGTTTCCCTCTTTATCTTCTTCATCACGCTGCTGGTGTTGGCTAGACAG AATGAATATTACTGTAGGTTGGACTTCCTGTGGAGGGACAAGTTCAAGCGGGAGTGCGAGGAGATCGAAACCATGGAGAATCTCAACCGAGTCCTGCTGGAGAACGTCCTGCCCGCCCACGTGGCCGAACACTTCCTGGGACGCAACTGGAAGAACGAG GACCTTTACCATCAGTCGTACGACTCCGTGTGCGTGATGTTCGCCTCCATCCCGGACTTCAAAGAGTTTTACACCGAGTCGGACGTCAACAAGGAAGGACTCGAATGCCTCCGCCTCCTCAATGAGATCATAGCAGATTTTGATGAG CTGCTTTCAAAGCCGAAGTTCAGCGGAGTGGAGAAGATTAAGACCATCGGGAGCACCTACATGGCGGCCACCGGACTCAACTTGACGCCAGGACCAGAGTGCGCACAG GAACATGACAGACAATACATGCACATCGGCACCATGGTGGAGTTTGCCTTCGCTCTGGTCGGCAAGCTCGACGTCATCAACAAACATTCCTTCAATGACTTCCGACTGAGAATCG GGATAAATCACGGACCGGTCATTGCGGGGGTCATCGGAGCTCAGAAACCTCAATATGACATCTGGGGAAACAGCGTGAATGTGGCCAGTCGGATGGAGACCACGGGGGTTCTGGGCAAAATCCAG GTGACGGAGGAGACGAGCGAGATCTTATCCACGCTCGGCTACATGTGCTCGTGTCGAGGCATCATCAACGTGAAGGGCAAAGGGGAGCTGAAAACCTACTTTGTCCACACCGAGATGACCCGATCGCTGTCACAAGGCACTGTCATGCCTTga
- the adcy2b gene encoding adenylate cyclase type 2b isoform X2 encodes MWEEALWTRGRYLLEKSDGGESGEGPDGPGAEGCPGFQGGELRTEGEKRQDWLYESYYRMSQQHPLIVFLLLIVMGTCLALLVVFFASGLNTEDHLTFLITVPTALFLFLSIFILVCIESIFKRMLRLFSLLIWACLVTMGYLFMFSGGILSPWDQVSFFLFIVFVVYTMLPFSMRGAIMASTLTCLSHTVTLSVCLASTAKDVEALVWQILANVIIFTCGNLAGAYHKHLMDLALKQTYQDTCNCIKSPIKLEFEKHQQERLLLSLLPSHIARVMKAEIIQRLQGPKFGRTESGNNFHNLYVQRHTNVSILYADIVGFTRLASDCAPGELVHMLNELFGKFDQIAKENECMRIKILGDCYYCVSGLPESLPHHARNCVKMGLDMCEAIKKVRDATRVDINMRVGVHSGNVLCGVIGLRKWQYDVWSHDVTLANHMEAGGVPGRVHISSVTLEYLKGSYKVEPGDGQSRDSYLKEHGVVTFLVINPKSEKHSPLLGLRSRPSLDGGKMRASVRMTRYLESWGAAKPFANLHHRMSTDNGKINTTDVPMGLYHFQRRERSKSQRRRFEEELNERMIRTIDGINSQKQWLKSEDIQRISLFFHNKALETEYRSTTLPAFKYYITCACLIFSCIFIVQVLVLPKTAVLGISFGLAFLLLALILVLCFAGHVLQGRKGSVCSFPWLNTSSRIIVTNNPWLRLVLTMTTTALILVMAVFNMFFVEDPGRSKDEVSALASTEGVVAGPPGNLTNGSMPDFQSQLARESRFYLPYFIYCCILGLVSCSVFLRINYELKMVVMLVALVIYNIIILQTHASLLDGFSKALYTTQVLDRPGILKDLKTMGSVSLFIFFITLLVLARQNEYYCRLDFLWRDKFKRECEEIETMENLNRVLLENVLPAHVAEHFLGRNWKNEDLYHQSYDSVCVMFASIPDFKEFYTESDVNKEGLECLRLLNEIIADFDELLSKPKFSGVEKIKTIGSTYMAATGLNLTPGPENMTDNTCTSAPWWSLPSLWSASSTSSTNIPSMTSD; translated from the exons ATGTGGGAGGAGGCTCTGTGGACCCGCGGACGCTACCTGCTGGAGAAGAGCGATGGGGGCGAGAGCGGCGAGGGGCCCGACGGCCCGGGTGCCGAGGGCTGCCCGGGCTTCCAGGGGGGCGAACTGCGCACCGAGGGCGAGAAGCGACAGGACTGGCTGTACGAGTCCTACTACAGGATGAGCCAGCAGCATCCGCTCATCGTCTTCCTGCTGCTCATCGTCATGGGAACCTGCCTGGCGCTGCTGGTGGTCTTCTTTGCCTCGGGGCTG AACACCGAGGACCATCTGACCTTTCTGATCACGGTGCCCACGGCCCTGTTCCTCTTCCTGTCCATCTTCATCCTAGTCTGCATCGAGTCGATTTTCAAGCGTATGCTCCGCCTCTTCTCCCTCCTAATATGGGCGTGTCTGGTCACCATGGGTTACCTGTTCATGTTCTCTGGAGGGATCCTCAGTCCCTGGGACCAG GTCTCCTTTTTCCTATTCATCGTATTTGTCGTGTACACCATGCTGCCCTTCTCCATGAGAGGGGCCATCATGGCCAGCACGCTCACCTGTTTGTCCCACACCGTCACCCTCAGCGTCTGCTTGGCCTCCACCGCCAAGGATGTGGAAGCTCTCGTCTGGCAG ATCCTGGCCAACGTGATCATCTTCACCTGCGGTAATTTAGCGGGGGCGTACCACAAGCACCTGATGGACCTGGCCCTCAAGCAGACCTACCAGGACACCTGTAACTGCATCAAGTCCCCCATCAAGCTGGAGTTTGAGAAACACCAGCAG GAGCGTTTGCTCTTGTCGCTGTTGCCGTCTCACATCGCCAGAGTGATGAAAGCCGAGATCATCCAGCGGCTTCAGGGCCCAAAGTTTGGCCGAACCGAGAGCGGCAACAACTTCCACAACCTCTACGTGCAGCGGCACACCAACGTCAG TATTCTTTATGCTGACATCGTGGGCTTTACCAGGCTGGCCAGCGATTGTGCACCAGGGGAACTCGTGCACATGCTCAATGAACTCTTTGGAAAGTTTGACCAGATCGCGAAG GAAAACGAGTGCATGCGAATCAAGATCCTGGGAGACTGTTATTATTGTGTGTCTGGTCTGCCAGAATCTCTGCCTCACCACGCAAGGAACTGTGTGAAGATGGGCTTGGATATGTGTGAGGCCATCAA GAAGGTTCGAGATGCCACCAGGGTCGACATCAACATGCGCGTCGGCGTTCACTCCGGGAACGTCCTATGCGGCGTGATCGGCCTCCGCAAGTGGCAGTACGACGTGTGGTCACATGACGTGACGCTCGCCAATCACATGGAGGCGGGAGGTGTGCCAGG GAGGGTGCACATCTCGTCGGTGACTCTGGAGTACCTGAAGGGCTCCTATAAGGTGGAGCCAGGAGATGGACAGAGTCGAGACTCTTACCTGAAAGAACATGGAGTGGTCACCTTTCTGGTCATCAACCCTAAG AGCGAGAAGCACAGCCCTCTGCTGGGCTTGCGCTCTCGCCCGTCTCTGGACGGCGGCAAGATGCGGGCGTCCGTACGCATGACCCGCTACCTGGAGTCGTGGGGCGCCGCCAAGCCCTTCGCCAACCTCCACCACCGCATGAGCACGGACAACGGCAAGATCAACACCACC GATGTTCCTATGGGGCTGTACCACTTCCAGCGACGGGAGAG GTCCAAGTCGCAGAGGAGGAGGTTTGAGGAAGAGCTCAACGAGCGGATGATTCGTACCATTGACGGCATCAACTCACAGAA ACAGTGGCTGAAGTCAGAGGACATCCAGAGGATCTCATTGTTCTTTCACAACAAAGCCCTGGAGACAGAG TACAGATCAACAACCCTGCCTGCGTTCAAGTACTACATCACGTGCGCCTGCCTCATATTCTCCTGCATATTCATCGTGCAAGTCCTCGTCTTGCCCAA AACTGCAGTGCTGGGGATATCCTTCGGCCTGGCCTTCCTGCTGTTGGCTCTGATCTTGGTTCTTTGCTTTGCCGGTCACGTTCTG CAAGGACGAAAGGGATCGGTGTGTTCTTTCCCCTGGTTGAACACTTCGTCTCGCATCATCGTCACCAACAATCCCTGGCTGCGATTGGTCCTCACCATGACGACCACCGCTCTCATCCTTGTAATGGCCGTCTTCAACATG TTCTTCGTAGAAGATCCTGGGAGATCCAAGGATGAAGTTTCAGCATTGGCTTCAACTGAAGGCGTCGTGGCCGGCCCCCCTGGGAATCTAACCAATGGCTCCATGCCTGACTTCCAGTCTCAATTGGCAAGAGAAAGCCGGTTTTATCTACCA TACTTCATCTACTGCTGTATTCTGGGCCTGGTGTCGTGCTCTGTGTTCCTGAGGATCAACTACGAGCTGAAGATGGTGGTGATGCTGGTCGCCTTGGTGATCTacaacatcatcatcctccAGACGCACGCCTCGCTGCTCGACGGCTTTAGCAAAGCTCTGTATACCACCCAAGTGCTGGACAG accaggaATCCTGAAGGACCTAAAGACCATGGGCTCTGTTTCCCTCTTTATCTTCTTCATCACGCTGCTGGTGTTGGCTAGACAG AATGAATATTACTGTAGGTTGGACTTCCTGTGGAGGGACAAGTTCAAGCGGGAGTGCGAGGAGATCGAAACCATGGAGAATCTCAACCGAGTCCTGCTGGAGAACGTCCTGCCCGCCCACGTGGCCGAACACTTCCTGGGACGCAACTGGAAGAACGAG GACCTTTACCATCAGTCGTACGACTCCGTGTGCGTGATGTTCGCCTCCATCCCGGACTTCAAAGAGTTTTACACCGAGTCGGACGTCAACAAGGAAGGACTCGAATGCCTCCGCCTCCTCAATGAGATCATAGCAGATTTTGATGAG CTGCTTTCAAAGCCGAAGTTCAGCGGAGTGGAGAAGATTAAGACCATCGGGAGCACCTACATGGCGGCCACCGGACTCAACTTGACGCCAGGACCAGA GAACATGACAGACAATACATGCACATCGGCACCATGGTGGAGTTTGCCTTCGCTCTGGTCGGCAAGCTCGACGTCATCAACAAACATTCCTTCAATGACTTCCGACTGA
- the adcy2b gene encoding adenylate cyclase type 2b isoform X3: MWEEALWTRGRYLLEKSDGGESGEGPDGPGAEGCPGFQGGELRTEGEKRQDWLYESYYRMSQQHPLIVFLLLIVMGTCLALLVVFFASGLNTEDHLTFLITVPTALFLFLSIFILVCIESIFKRMLRLFSLLIWACLVTMGYLFMFSGGILSPWDQVSFFLFIVFVVYTMLPFSMRGAIMASTLTCLSHTVTLSVCLASTAKDVEALVWQILANVIIFTCGNLAGAYHKHLMDLALKQTYQDTCNCIKSPIKLEFEKHQQERLLLSLLPSHIARVMKAEIIQRLQGPKFGRTESGNNFHNLYVQRHTNVSILYADIVGFTRLASDCAPGELVHMLNELFGKFDQIAKENECMRIKILGDCYYCVSGLPESLPHHARNCVKMGLDMCEAIKKVRDATRVDINMRVGVHSGNVLCGVIGLRKWQYDVWSHDVTLANHMEAGGVPGRVHISSVTLEYLKGSYKVEPGDGQSRDSYLKEHGVVTFLVINPKSEKHSPLLGLRSRPSLDGGKMRASVRMTRYLESWGAAKPFANLHHRMSTDNGKINTTDVPMGLYHFQRRERSKSQRRRFEEELNERMIRTIDGINSQKQWLKSEDIQRISLFFHNKALETEYRSTTLPAFKYYITCACLIFSCIFIVQVLVLPKTAVLGISFGLAFLLLALILVLCFAGHVLQGRKGSVCSFPWLNTSSRIIVTNNPWLRLVLTMTTTALILVMAVFNMFFVEDPGRSKDEVSALASTEGVVAGPPGNLTNGSMPDFQSQLARESRFYLPYFIYCCILGLVSCSVFLRINYELKMVVMLVALVIYNIIILQTHASLLDGFSKALYTTQVLDRPGILKDLKTMGSVSLFIFFITLLVLARQVGLPVEGQVQAGVRGDRNHGESQPSPAGERPARPRGRTLPGTQLEERGPLPSVVRLRVRDVRLHPGLQRVLHRVGRQQGRTRMPPPPQ; encoded by the exons ATGTGGGAGGAGGCTCTGTGGACCCGCGGACGCTACCTGCTGGAGAAGAGCGATGGGGGCGAGAGCGGCGAGGGGCCCGACGGCCCGGGTGCCGAGGGCTGCCCGGGCTTCCAGGGGGGCGAACTGCGCACCGAGGGCGAGAAGCGACAGGACTGGCTGTACGAGTCCTACTACAGGATGAGCCAGCAGCATCCGCTCATCGTCTTCCTGCTGCTCATCGTCATGGGAACCTGCCTGGCGCTGCTGGTGGTCTTCTTTGCCTCGGGGCTG AACACCGAGGACCATCTGACCTTTCTGATCACGGTGCCCACGGCCCTGTTCCTCTTCCTGTCCATCTTCATCCTAGTCTGCATCGAGTCGATTTTCAAGCGTATGCTCCGCCTCTTCTCCCTCCTAATATGGGCGTGTCTGGTCACCATGGGTTACCTGTTCATGTTCTCTGGAGGGATCCTCAGTCCCTGGGACCAG GTCTCCTTTTTCCTATTCATCGTATTTGTCGTGTACACCATGCTGCCCTTCTCCATGAGAGGGGCCATCATGGCCAGCACGCTCACCTGTTTGTCCCACACCGTCACCCTCAGCGTCTGCTTGGCCTCCACCGCCAAGGATGTGGAAGCTCTCGTCTGGCAG ATCCTGGCCAACGTGATCATCTTCACCTGCGGTAATTTAGCGGGGGCGTACCACAAGCACCTGATGGACCTGGCCCTCAAGCAGACCTACCAGGACACCTGTAACTGCATCAAGTCCCCCATCAAGCTGGAGTTTGAGAAACACCAGCAG GAGCGTTTGCTCTTGTCGCTGTTGCCGTCTCACATCGCCAGAGTGATGAAAGCCGAGATCATCCAGCGGCTTCAGGGCCCAAAGTTTGGCCGAACCGAGAGCGGCAACAACTTCCACAACCTCTACGTGCAGCGGCACACCAACGTCAG TATTCTTTATGCTGACATCGTGGGCTTTACCAGGCTGGCCAGCGATTGTGCACCAGGGGAACTCGTGCACATGCTCAATGAACTCTTTGGAAAGTTTGACCAGATCGCGAAG GAAAACGAGTGCATGCGAATCAAGATCCTGGGAGACTGTTATTATTGTGTGTCTGGTCTGCCAGAATCTCTGCCTCACCACGCAAGGAACTGTGTGAAGATGGGCTTGGATATGTGTGAGGCCATCAA GAAGGTTCGAGATGCCACCAGGGTCGACATCAACATGCGCGTCGGCGTTCACTCCGGGAACGTCCTATGCGGCGTGATCGGCCTCCGCAAGTGGCAGTACGACGTGTGGTCACATGACGTGACGCTCGCCAATCACATGGAGGCGGGAGGTGTGCCAGG GAGGGTGCACATCTCGTCGGTGACTCTGGAGTACCTGAAGGGCTCCTATAAGGTGGAGCCAGGAGATGGACAGAGTCGAGACTCTTACCTGAAAGAACATGGAGTGGTCACCTTTCTGGTCATCAACCCTAAG AGCGAGAAGCACAGCCCTCTGCTGGGCTTGCGCTCTCGCCCGTCTCTGGACGGCGGCAAGATGCGGGCGTCCGTACGCATGACCCGCTACCTGGAGTCGTGGGGCGCCGCCAAGCCCTTCGCCAACCTCCACCACCGCATGAGCACGGACAACGGCAAGATCAACACCACC GATGTTCCTATGGGGCTGTACCACTTCCAGCGACGGGAGAG GTCCAAGTCGCAGAGGAGGAGGTTTGAGGAAGAGCTCAACGAGCGGATGATTCGTACCATTGACGGCATCAACTCACAGAA ACAGTGGCTGAAGTCAGAGGACATCCAGAGGATCTCATTGTTCTTTCACAACAAAGCCCTGGAGACAGAG TACAGATCAACAACCCTGCCTGCGTTCAAGTACTACATCACGTGCGCCTGCCTCATATTCTCCTGCATATTCATCGTGCAAGTCCTCGTCTTGCCCAA AACTGCAGTGCTGGGGATATCCTTCGGCCTGGCCTTCCTGCTGTTGGCTCTGATCTTGGTTCTTTGCTTTGCCGGTCACGTTCTG CAAGGACGAAAGGGATCGGTGTGTTCTTTCCCCTGGTTGAACACTTCGTCTCGCATCATCGTCACCAACAATCCCTGGCTGCGATTGGTCCTCACCATGACGACCACCGCTCTCATCCTTGTAATGGCCGTCTTCAACATG TTCTTCGTAGAAGATCCTGGGAGATCCAAGGATGAAGTTTCAGCATTGGCTTCAACTGAAGGCGTCGTGGCCGGCCCCCCTGGGAATCTAACCAATGGCTCCATGCCTGACTTCCAGTCTCAATTGGCAAGAGAAAGCCGGTTTTATCTACCA TACTTCATCTACTGCTGTATTCTGGGCCTGGTGTCGTGCTCTGTGTTCCTGAGGATCAACTACGAGCTGAAGATGGTGGTGATGCTGGTCGCCTTGGTGATCTacaacatcatcatcctccAGACGCACGCCTCGCTGCTCGACGGCTTTAGCAAAGCTCTGTATACCACCCAAGTGCTGGACAG accaggaATCCTGAAGGACCTAAAGACCATGGGCTCTGTTTCCCTCTTTATCTTCTTCATCACGCTGCTGGTGTTGGCTAGACAG GTTGGACTTCCTGTGGAGGGACAAGTTCAAGCGGGAGTGCGAGGAGATCGAAACCATGGAGAATCTCAACCGAGTCCTGCTGGAGAACGTCCTGCCCGCCCACGTGGCCGAACACTTCCTGGGACGCAACTGGAAGAACGAG GACCTTTACCATCAGTCGTACGACTCCGTGTGCGTGATGTTCGCCTCCATCCCGGACTTCAAAGAGTTTTACACCGAGTCGGACGTCAACAAGGAAGGACTCGAATGCCTCCGCCTCCTCAATGA